A single genomic interval of Vibrio gallicus harbors:
- the cobB gene encoding Sir2 family NAD+-dependent deacetylase yields the protein MKFPFKNIVILTGAGISAESGIQTFRSQDGLWEEHRIEDVATPEGYIKNPELVQSFYNKRREKLQSAEVNPNSAHQALGKLQHRLDGQVTVVTQNIDNLHERGGSEGVMHMHGELLKSRCSESGQVFEQLGDISQGDLCHCCQIPQQLRPHIVWFGEMPLGLDAIYSAIQQADLFVSIGTSGVVYPAAGFVHEARLHGAHTIEINLEPSAVQSEFEERRYGLASIEVPKLVDELLTP from the coding sequence TTGAAATTTCCTTTTAAAAATATCGTTATATTAACTGGAGCGGGTATCTCCGCAGAGTCCGGTATTCAAACTTTTCGCTCTCAAGATGGTTTATGGGAAGAACATCGTATTGAAGATGTCGCAACACCAGAGGGATATATTAAAAATCCCGAGTTAGTGCAGTCTTTTTATAACAAACGTCGTGAGAAATTACAGTCGGCCGAGGTAAATCCTAACTCAGCTCACCAAGCATTAGGGAAACTGCAGCACCGCCTTGATGGCCAGGTGACAGTGGTAACTCAAAATATTGATAACCTGCATGAAAGAGGCGGCAGTGAGGGCGTTATGCATATGCATGGCGAGCTTCTCAAGTCGCGCTGTAGTGAATCCGGGCAGGTATTTGAACAATTAGGTGATATTAGTCAGGGAGATTTGTGCCATTGCTGTCAGATACCGCAACAGTTGCGGCCACATATCGTTTGGTTTGGAGAGATGCCTCTAGGACTTGATGCCATCTATTCGGCAATACAACAAGCCGATCTGTTTGTATCTATAGGGACTTCTGGGGTGGTGTATCCAGCGGCTGGTTTTGTTCATGAAGCACGGCTACATGGCGCGCATACTATCGAAATCAACCTTGAACCAAGCGCAGTACAAAGTGAGTTTGAAGAGAGACGTTACGGACTTGCCAGTATTGAAGTGCCCAAGTTGGTGGACGAATTATTGACCCCTTAA
- a CDS encoding ABC transporter substrate-binding protein: protein MTSTLRFILVLVFPTIFFIFQASAKESLTFEKRATSINTKNEHSSQSLTLYSPQGMIPDHVIQQFTNETGIEIVQREYNPHIIPSHSGINASSIDVAILPYSFYPKKNSLPQYFAPIEQHKLTHRQDFKPELHIGLLDAYSQYSVPLLIEGMGIATDANMLPSSLVDSWSDLLDSQWSGQLLFPNDSQIMVSIALIELGYPINNPSKIQIQYAQEWLEALASNTAFLADRNPELHFLSGRVSIGLLTNAQAFEVNQDGGNIEVVWPSEGALLDIYALSMLQHTTKHDQAYQLINYLTDRQTQLALTRHTGLTPNLDSIDIENDTISLIPDEAIEDGQFLLTYPNSRLNYEHSFQLVKSRLHLRGQ from the coding sequence ATGACAAGCACACTTCGTTTTATTTTAGTACTGGTTTTTCCGACTATTTTCTTTATATTTCAAGCGTCTGCTAAAGAATCACTCACATTCGAAAAACGAGCAACATCGATAAATACAAAAAACGAACACTCTAGTCAATCTTTAACCTTGTACTCACCCCAGGGTATGATTCCAGACCACGTAATACAGCAGTTTACTAATGAAACTGGTATTGAGATTGTGCAGCGCGAATACAATCCGCATATCATACCTAGCCACTCTGGTATCAATGCCAGTAGTATAGATGTTGCAATACTTCCTTACAGTTTCTATCCGAAAAAAAATAGTCTTCCACAATATTTTGCTCCAATAGAGCAGCATAAGCTAACTCATAGACAAGACTTTAAACCAGAGCTCCATATTGGATTACTCGATGCCTATAGCCAATACTCAGTACCGCTTTTGATTGAGGGTATGGGAATTGCGACGGATGCTAATATGTTGCCCTCCTCGTTAGTCGATAGTTGGAGTGACTTATTAGACTCACAATGGTCTGGGCAACTTTTATTTCCAAATGATTCGCAGATCATGGTCAGTATTGCACTAATTGAGCTAGGCTATCCCATCAATAATCCGTCAAAAATCCAGATTCAGTATGCTCAAGAGTGGCTAGAGGCGCTGGCCTCTAATACCGCCTTCTTAGCAGACCGCAACCCAGAACTTCACTTTTTATCGGGTAGAGTTTCTATTGGTTTATTGACCAACGCTCAAGCTTTTGAGGTAAATCAAGATGGTGGCAATATTGAGGTTGTTTGGCCATCTGAAGGTGCCCTATTGGATATTTACGCCCTGTCAATGCTGCAACATACGACAAAACACGACCAAGCCTATCAGTTAATTAACTATTTAACCGATAGACAAACCCAACTTGCTCTAACTCGCCATACAGGTTTGACCCCTAACCTCGATAGCATCGATATAGAAAACGATACGATTAGCCTAATTCCTGATGAGGCAATTGAAGATGGTCAATTTTTATTAACCTATCCTAATAGTCGCTTAAATTACGAGCACAGCTTTCAATTGGTAAAAAGCCGTTTGCATTTAAGGGGTCAATAA
- a CDS encoding DUF2189 domain-containing protein, whose product MSNPIEKDFNLGGSVDKALNGDFELKPVDVIREAWQLTMKNLFRFSPAILLLVAIQAAIFIFALKLHMGDLSALLNIVSDPENIDPSIFQSVFIANFSYEVVTAPLYAGVALMAMSHAAGLKTQTGQITKGLNFTLSVIIVSMINLLLQAISGTLFPFLSFYLSIAFSNAILLVCEKRMRPIQALWTSLRGVNKRLFAVATIYFVAMLMFFVGVMMYGLGLIIAVPFFFHVKGIIYRNMFGIRLQVVTTASPETDDNTQDDDNSNNGPRPGSNTFDA is encoded by the coding sequence ATGAGTAACCCGATTGAGAAAGATTTTAACTTAGGAGGCAGTGTCGACAAGGCACTTAATGGCGATTTTGAATTAAAGCCAGTAGACGTGATACGTGAGGCATGGCAGTTGACCATGAAGAATTTATTTCGTTTTTCTCCCGCTATATTGTTACTGGTTGCTATTCAAGCTGCTATTTTCATTTTCGCGTTAAAGTTACATATGGGCGATCTTAGTGCGCTATTAAATATAGTGAGTGATCCTGAAAATATTGACCCTTCGATTTTTCAATCTGTGTTCATTGCAAACTTTAGCTATGAGGTGGTAACCGCTCCGCTTTATGCCGGTGTTGCATTGATGGCAATGAGCCATGCTGCGGGACTAAAAACTCAAACAGGCCAGATAACAAAGGGCCTGAACTTCACGCTATCGGTGATCATTGTTTCAATGATCAACCTTCTGCTACAAGCGATTTCTGGAACCCTATTTCCGTTCTTATCATTTTACCTTTCAATTGCGTTTAGCAATGCGATTCTACTGGTATGTGAAAAGCGGATGCGACCGATTCAAGCTCTTTGGACATCATTACGAGGCGTAAATAAGCGTTTGTTTGCAGTGGCGACGATTTATTTTGTCGCAATGCTCATGTTTTTTGTTGGGGTGATGATGTATGGCCTAGGACTGATTATTGCAGTGCCATTTTTCTTCCATGTTAAGGGGATTATCTATCGCAATATGTTTGGTATTCGCCTGCAGGTTGTGACAACAGCTTCACCTGAAACTGATGATAATACTCAAGATGATGACAACTCTAATAATGGACCGCGCCCAGGCTCGAATACCTTTGATGCGTAA
- a CDS encoding DUF2987 domain-containing protein yields the protein MALVGACTLSSAHAQEYMFTYSKLYSPLKHNLQQPDSRVKVGLFFTNFQSKHPCTIEKAWMEKEQHYESLTIADNSEIIVPLDDNLRSANPLVFIHTQPNTRCDYSLVVLDKKQWQGRVNREKLEHTTTEMHQTLAELGGMFSSWFTPDILGVTLEFAPNTAQDILLSNGKVIKVDDSDRAILKLTDLSDGVTANIPITTQRVMPYIKQ from the coding sequence ATGGCTCTTGTAGGCGCGTGCACCTTATCTTCGGCACACGCTCAAGAGTATATGTTTACCTATAGTAAACTGTATTCACCGCTAAAACATAACCTTCAACAACCAGACTCTAGGGTTAAAGTCGGACTGTTTTTTACAAACTTTCAGAGTAAGCATCCATGCACAATAGAAAAAGCCTGGATGGAAAAAGAACAGCACTATGAATCCCTGACTATTGCTGACAATAGTGAGATTATTGTTCCTTTAGACGACAATTTACGCAGTGCGAATCCACTAGTGTTTATTCATACTCAGCCCAACACCCGTTGTGATTATTCACTGGTAGTATTGGATAAAAAGCAGTGGCAAGGTAGGGTCAATCGAGAGAAGCTTGAGCATACTACCACTGAGATGCATCAAACCCTTGCGGAATTAGGTGGGATGTTTTCTTCGTGGTTTACGCCTGATATATTGGGAGTAACCTTAGAGTTTGCACCCAATACAGCGCAAGATATATTACTATCGAATGGTAAAGTGATTAAGGTTGATGATAGCGATAGGGCGATACTGAAGTTAACCGACTTAAGTGACGGTGTCACTGCAAATATACCGATTACAACTCAAAGAGTTATGCCATATATTAAGCAATAA
- the ttcA gene encoding tRNA 2-thiocytidine(32) synthetase TtcA, whose amino-acid sequence MSEQVQQPTKAQQYNLNKLQKRLRRNTGNAIADFNMIEEGDRIMVCLSGGKDSFTMLEILMSLQKSAPIQFSLVAVNLDQKQPGFPDHILPEYLNSLGVEYKIVEEDTYSIVQDKIPEGKTTCSLCSRLRRGILYRTARELGATKIALGHHRDDIIETLFLNMFHGGKMKAMPPKLVSDNGEHVVIRPLAYCREKDIIKFAQMRDYPIIPCNLCGSQPNLQRQNIKQMLNGWDKQFPGRIETMFTALQNVVPSHLADHKLFDFKSIDKDSGVINGGDIGFDKEEMPQVSTPEPVEFDPKMQLDVTNI is encoded by the coding sequence ATGAGCGAACAAGTTCAACAACCCACCAAGGCGCAGCAATACAACTTAAACAAGTTACAGAAGCGTTTACGTCGTAACACAGGTAATGCCATTGCCGATTTTAATATGATCGAAGAAGGCGATCGCATCATGGTGTGTTTATCTGGTGGTAAAGATAGCTTTACTATGCTTGAAATCCTGATGAGCTTACAAAAAAGTGCGCCAATACAGTTTTCTCTTGTTGCCGTTAACCTGGACCAAAAACAGCCGGGTTTCCCTGACCATATTTTGCCAGAATATCTAAACAGTTTAGGTGTAGAGTACAAGATTGTAGAAGAAGACACCTACTCTATTGTTCAGGATAAGATCCCTGAAGGAAAGACCACCTGCTCTCTTTGCTCACGCTTGCGTCGTGGTATCTTATATCGTACAGCCAGAGAGCTCGGCGCAACCAAAATTGCTCTTGGTCACCATCGCGATGATATTATAGAAACACTTTTCCTAAACATGTTCCATGGCGGAAAAATGAAAGCCATGCCGCCAAAACTTGTTTCTGATAATGGCGAACACGTTGTCATTCGTCCGTTGGCGTATTGCCGCGAAAAAGACATCATCAAATTTGCGCAAATGCGCGACTATCCAATTATTCCGTGTAATCTTTGTGGTTCACAGCCAAATCTACAGCGTCAGAATATCAAGCAGATGCTCAATGGTTGGGATAAACAATTCCCTGGGCGTATTGAGACTATGTTTACGGCGCTGCAAAATGTGGTTCCGAGTCACCTTGCAGACCATAAACTATTCGATTTCAAGTCAATTGATAAAGATTCTGGGGTGATTAACGGTGGCGATATTGGCTTTGATAAAGAAGAGATGCCACAAGTTAGCACTCCTGAGCCAGTTGAATTTGATCCAAAGATGCAACTGGACGTGACTAATATCTAA
- the uspE gene encoding universal stress protein UspE: protein MSIYNNILVVANIDTEQQPALARAMQIGKKSRSPSRITFFLAIYDFSYEMTSMLSYEERDAMRAGVVHQRKQWMKEIAAPYLDDSIQLDIKVVWHNRPYEAIISEVFAQDIELVVKTTRKHDVLESVLFTPTDWHLLRKCPCAVLMVKEHDWPEHGHIVASVHVGSENELHMELNQHMVECALDLARRLNATPHLVNSYPITPPNITVELPEFDPTIYSDSVRGHHLKSMKSLRQQYGIDEAQTIVEQGLPQDVIPAAVDDFNAGLVIIGTSGRTGLSAVFLGNTAENIIDKINCDVLALKPSGYISPLDPKQA, encoded by the coding sequence ATGAGTATCTATAACAACATATTAGTTGTTGCAAACATTGATACCGAGCAACAACCTGCACTGGCTAGAGCCATGCAGATCGGTAAAAAGAGTCGTTCTCCTAGCCGAATTACCTTCTTTCTTGCCATATACGATTTTTCTTATGAGATGACCTCCATGCTCTCTTATGAAGAAAGAGATGCTATGCGCGCCGGTGTTGTCCACCAACGAAAACAGTGGATGAAGGAAATTGCAGCGCCTTACCTTGATGACAGTATTCAACTGGATATTAAAGTGGTGTGGCATAACCGCCCTTATGAAGCCATCATCAGTGAAGTATTTGCCCAAGATATCGAGCTCGTAGTAAAAACTACACGCAAACACGATGTATTGGAGTCGGTATTGTTCACCCCTACTGATTGGCATCTATTGCGAAAATGTCCTTGTGCTGTGCTAATGGTAAAAGAGCATGACTGGCCAGAGCATGGTCATATTGTTGCATCTGTACATGTCGGGTCTGAAAATGAACTGCATATGGAGCTCAATCAACATATGGTCGAATGTGCGTTAGATTTAGCTCGCCGTCTCAACGCCACGCCTCACCTAGTGAACTCATACCCAATAACACCACCTAATATTACTGTGGAGTTACCTGAATTTGATCCCACCATTTACTCCGATTCAGTTCGAGGTCATCACCTGAAAAGCATGAAGTCTTTACGCCAACAATATGGCATTGACGAAGCTCAAACCATTGTTGAACAGGGCCTTCCTCAAGATGTTATTCCCGCAGCGGTTGATGACTTTAACGCCGGATTGGTTATTATTGGTACCTCAGGTCGAACTGGATTGTCGGCGGTTTTCCTTGGTAACACCGCGGAAAATATCATAGACAAAATAAACTGCGATGTACTGGCATTAAAGCCTAGTGGATACATCAGTCCACTGGATCCCAAACAAGCATAA
- a CDS encoding FNR family transcription factor → MIITDKPTATRVQSGGCAIHCQDCSISQLCIPFTLNDNELDQLDQIIERKKPIQKGQELFKAGDELKSLYAIRSGTIKSYTITEQGDEQITAFHLAGDLVGFDAVNSNAHPSFAQALETSMVCEIPYEILDDLSGKMPKLRQQIMRLMSSEIKGDQDMILLLSKKNAEERLAAFLYNLSERFSQRGFSPREFRLTMTRGDIGNYLGLTVETISRLLGRFQKSDILSVKGKYITINDHDALGKLAGASRSA, encoded by the coding sequence ATGATTATCACTGACAAGCCAACAGCTACGCGTGTTCAATCTGGTGGATGTGCCATCCACTGCCAAGATTGTAGTATCTCGCAACTTTGTATTCCTTTTACGCTTAATGACAATGAGCTAGACCAACTAGATCAAATCATAGAGCGTAAAAAGCCGATCCAAAAAGGACAAGAGTTGTTTAAAGCTGGTGATGAACTCAAATCACTTTATGCGATTCGCTCTGGGACAATAAAAAGTTACACCATCACAGAACAAGGTGATGAGCAAATCACTGCGTTCCACCTAGCCGGTGACCTGGTTGGCTTTGATGCGGTTAATTCAAACGCTCACCCTAGCTTTGCACAAGCCTTAGAAACCTCAATGGTTTGTGAAATTCCATACGAAATTTTGGATGACCTATCTGGTAAAATGCCAAAGCTTAGACAACAGATCATGCGCCTTATGAGTAGTGAGATTAAAGGCGATCAAGATATGATATTGCTACTGTCTAAGAAAAATGCAGAAGAACGTTTAGCTGCGTTTCTTTACAATCTATCAGAGCGCTTCTCTCAACGTGGATTCAGCCCTCGCGAATTTCGCCTGACTATGACCCGTGGTGATATTGGTAATTATTTAGGCTTAACCGTTGAGACAATTAGTCGCCTACTCGGTCGCTTCCAAAAATCAGACATCTTATCTGTAAAAGGCAAATACATCACAATCAATGACCATGATGCATTAGGTAAGCTTGCCGGAGCCAGCCGCTCAGCCTAA
- a CDS encoding sulfite exporter TauE/SafE family protein gives MQNIDWLGAFLVGLLGAGHCIGMCGGIASAIALNGKHNKFQVSLLYNLGRISSYLIMGAVIGGAIASGVQLFGFNYGLFVLRVIAALFILALGFYLTGWWNGLLYVEKLGQRVWKLISPCASKLMPLRSRWYAFPLGFIWGWIPCGMVYSMISWAAISGGAVNGVLIMGAFGLGTLPAMLTISNGATNITSALRKPSSRRVFGIIMIVYGLYSVTSIFHI, from the coding sequence ATGCAGAACATTGATTGGCTGGGTGCCTTTTTAGTTGGCCTACTCGGAGCCGGCCACTGCATTGGCATGTGTGGTGGTATTGCCAGTGCAATTGCGCTCAATGGCAAGCACAATAAATTTCAGGTCTCACTGCTGTATAACCTAGGTCGCATTAGCTCATATCTTATTATGGGCGCGGTTATTGGTGGCGCAATTGCCAGTGGTGTACAACTATTTGGTTTCAATTACGGGCTATTTGTACTGCGTGTGATTGCCGCGCTGTTTATTTTAGCACTTGGTTTCTATCTCACTGGTTGGTGGAATGGCTTGCTGTATGTGGAAAAACTCGGGCAAAGAGTATGGAAGCTCATATCCCCTTGTGCCAGCAAACTCATGCCACTACGTTCGCGTTGGTATGCTTTTCCCCTAGGTTTTATTTGGGGGTGGATACCATGCGGTATGGTTTATTCCATGATCAGCTGGGCGGCAATATCAGGCGGCGCAGTAAATGGCGTGCTCATAATGGGGGCATTCGGGCTTGGAACCCTACCGGCAATGCTAACCATAAGTAATGGTGCCACCAATATCACATCTGCCTTGCGTAAGCCAAGTAGCCGAAGGGTATTTGGCATCATTATGATTGTCTATGGACTATACTCAGTAACAAGTATTTTTCATATTTAA
- the ccoS gene encoding cbb3-type cytochrome oxidase assembly protein CcoS: MESLYILIPIAMVLVAVAIAVFLWAVKSEQFEDLDRQGHNILFEDDLPKKSTTDKSDAEH; this comes from the coding sequence ATGGAAAGCTTATACATTCTGATACCGATAGCCATGGTACTCGTCGCAGTGGCGATAGCCGTATTTCTTTGGGCGGTTAAAAGTGAGCAATTTGAAGACTTAGATCGTCAGGGACATAATATTTTGTTTGAAGACGACCTTCCTAAAAAGTCCACAACAGATAAGTCAGATGCAGAACATTGA
- a CDS encoding heavy metal translocating P-type ATPase yields the protein MTKSCYHCGEEIPANTTFSVTILGEPRQMCCPGCESVAQTIVDSGLVSYYQYRTEKAERVDLVPEQLQSLIHYDNEQIQSEFVRNDEHTSEVTLSLDGVSCAACAWLIEKQINTHKGVVRIHVNTATHRAILAWDRREAKLSELLSAIHRLGYKAAPFEADKQEETYYRSMKQYLYRLGIAGLATMQVMMLAVALYLEVFGNLEPEFKHYFRFVSLIFATPVLLYSALPFYLNAWRSLKARTLGMDVPVSLALIFAYIASLIATFTQSGEVFFESISMFTFFLLLGRFLEMRARRKAAAASANLLKLIPAMATLQNGEQVPVKNLNIGDRVRVLAGEHVPADGIVIDREVFVDESMLTGESLHVKKELSDNVFAGTVNGEQTFVLEVNCRNQESMIAKIVRLQDQAQSGKPKIAEIADIVARYFVAAILIISAATYIYWHYNAPDDAFWIMLAVLVATCPCALSLATPTAITCGTSRMSSLGLLLRKSHAIETLCKVNHLIVDKTGTLTEGKVSLSHTEVLNSMTKREVLAIAASIEAHANHPIASAFKPYADKNIEIDNVDNHIGLGLSGDYKGRACKIGSYKFVAPTDINSCPQTVYMSLDNKLIATFTYTDPLRESSIEFISKIKQLGIKTTLLTGDSQQNASPIADKLNIDTVVSGVSPQGKLDYLQSLPNQQITMMIGDGINDAPTLAGAHLSVAMGGGTDVAKSSADMVLLGDRLDKLIAARQLALKTRKIIRENLAWSLGYNLLILPLAVAGLVAPYIAVVGMSASSIIVVTNSLRLLKTDGKLIHSDTDSHGTRRSGDSRISLGG from the coding sequence ATGACAAAATCGTGTTATCACTGCGGTGAAGAGATACCAGCCAACACGACCTTTAGCGTCACTATCTTAGGTGAACCTCGCCAAATGTGTTGCCCTGGATGCGAATCGGTGGCTCAAACTATCGTAGATAGCGGGCTTGTTTCCTATTATCAGTATCGAACGGAAAAAGCCGAAAGGGTTGACCTAGTTCCAGAGCAATTGCAGTCCCTCATTCATTACGACAATGAGCAGATACAATCTGAATTCGTGCGTAATGATGAACACACATCAGAAGTGACATTGTCACTTGATGGTGTGTCCTGTGCAGCCTGTGCATGGTTGATAGAAAAGCAAATTAACACCCATAAGGGTGTGGTTCGCATTCATGTCAATACCGCAACTCACCGAGCAATACTGGCATGGGACCGCCGAGAAGCAAAACTGAGCGAACTGTTGAGCGCCATTCATCGCTTAGGTTACAAAGCCGCCCCGTTTGAAGCCGATAAACAAGAAGAAACCTATTATCGCTCAATGAAACAGTACCTCTATCGCCTTGGTATCGCAGGATTAGCAACCATGCAGGTCATGATGCTGGCCGTTGCTTTATACCTTGAGGTGTTTGGTAATCTTGAGCCTGAGTTTAAACACTATTTTCGATTCGTAAGCCTTATCTTTGCAACTCCGGTATTGCTCTACTCTGCGCTGCCTTTCTACCTTAACGCGTGGCGCAGTTTAAAAGCGAGAACCTTAGGCATGGATGTGCCCGTTTCTTTAGCATTGATCTTTGCCTATATAGCGAGTCTTATCGCGACCTTCACTCAAAGTGGTGAGGTGTTCTTTGAATCTATCTCCATGTTTACCTTTTTCTTATTACTCGGTCGTTTCCTAGAAATGAGAGCACGACGCAAAGCGGCTGCCGCTAGTGCGAACTTGCTTAAGCTGATACCCGCAATGGCTACCTTACAAAATGGTGAGCAAGTACCAGTTAAAAATCTAAACATCGGTGATCGGGTTCGCGTTCTTGCCGGTGAACATGTACCTGCCGATGGGATTGTTATTGACCGAGAGGTGTTTGTTGACGAATCAATGTTGACTGGTGAATCCCTGCACGTCAAAAAAGAGCTCTCTGACAATGTATTTGCTGGGACAGTAAATGGCGAGCAAACCTTTGTATTGGAAGTCAATTGTCGTAATCAAGAGAGCATGATAGCTAAGATAGTTCGACTGCAAGACCAAGCACAATCTGGCAAGCCCAAAATCGCCGAAATAGCGGACATTGTTGCGCGATATTTTGTTGCCGCTATCTTGATCATCTCAGCGGCTACTTATATTTATTGGCACTATAATGCGCCTGACGATGCGTTTTGGATAATGCTAGCGGTTTTGGTGGCGACCTGTCCATGTGCACTATCTCTTGCTACCCCAACCGCAATTACCTGCGGTACATCGCGAATGAGTAGCCTTGGGCTTTTACTGCGTAAATCTCACGCTATTGAAACCTTGTGTAAAGTAAATCATTTAATAGTAGATAAAACCGGCACTCTTACCGAAGGAAAGGTGTCACTTAGCCATACTGAAGTACTCAATTCGATGACCAAGCGAGAGGTGCTTGCTATCGCTGCCAGCATTGAAGCTCATGCCAATCACCCTATTGCCAGCGCATTCAAGCCATATGCGGACAAAAATATAGAAATAGATAATGTTGATAACCATATAGGTTTAGGGCTAAGTGGTGATTACAAAGGCCGAGCATGTAAGATTGGAAGCTATAAGTTTGTCGCACCAACTGACATTAACAGCTGCCCGCAGACCGTATATATGAGCCTGGACAATAAGCTTATAGCGACATTTACTTATACCGATCCATTGCGTGAAAGCAGTATCGAATTTATCAGTAAAATTAAACAATTGGGTATCAAAACCACTCTACTAACTGGAGATAGCCAACAAAATGCGAGCCCTATTGCGGATAAGCTTAATATAGATACGGTTGTTAGCGGTGTGTCCCCACAAGGTAAGCTCGATTACTTGCAATCACTGCCTAACCAGCAAATCACCATGATGATAGGTGATGGTATCAATGATGCTCCAACTTTAGCTGGCGCACACCTTTCAGTTGCCATGGGAGGCGGTACTGATGTAGCCAAATCATCAGCTGATATGGTTTTGTTGGGAGATCGGTTAGATAAATTGATCGCCGCACGTCAATTGGCTCTAAAAACACGTAAGATTATTCGTGAGAATTTAGCATGGTCGTTGGGCTACAACCTGCTTATCTTGCCTCTTGCCGTAGCAGGACTCGTTGCCCCATATATTGCGGTTGTTGGAATGTCTGCAAGTTCGATAATTGTTGTCACCAATTCATTAAGGTTATTAAAGACTGATGGAAAGCTTATACATTCTGATACCGATAGCCATGGTACTCGTCGCAGTGGCGATAGCCGTATTTCTTTGGGCGGTTAA
- a CDS encoding FixH family protein → MVQPWYKQFWAWFILLLILTTVFGTLLRVYILSQHTVSLVSEDYYKKGKGINVDLSRVNVAKEMQLGANVYSQDKQIIIELDKGVLANYPALNVEFSHRTLPDRDFNVLATANASGVYKIELESPLNGPWFIELMPHDQKWLIQGRMTFPSSQPVPLMK, encoded by the coding sequence ATGGTACAGCCTTGGTACAAGCAGTTTTGGGCTTGGTTCATACTCCTTCTTATTCTAACCACCGTGTTCGGTACTCTTCTTCGAGTATACATATTGTCGCAACATACCGTTTCACTCGTTTCTGAGGATTACTATAAAAAAGGCAAAGGCATAAATGTTGACCTATCTCGCGTCAACGTTGCTAAAGAGATGCAGCTAGGTGCCAATGTCTATTCACAAGACAAGCAAATCATCATTGAGCTTGATAAGGGCGTATTAGCCAACTATCCCGCTCTAAACGTTGAGTTTTCACACAGAACCTTGCCGGATAGAGATTTTAATGTGCTCGCAACAGCAAACGCATCAGGTGTATATAAGATAGAACTTGAGTCGCCACTCAATGGCCCTTGGTTTATTGAGCTAATGCCACATGACCAAAAATGGTTAATACAAGGTCGAATGACCTTTCCAAGTAGCCAACCTGTTCCATTGATGAAGTAG